A stretch of DNA from Anopheles nili chromosome 2, idAnoNiliSN_F5_01, whole genome shotgun sequence:
AAAAATCGGAAAGCGACTGAGAGAACAAGCAGAAATGGTTCCGGAGTCGACTTCTCCAATCCCATAAAGCTGTGcctgcacacaaacacacaaaacgggAACCGACGGCGATGCGTTGAGCTTTGAGACGCCCGGACGCATATAAACGAACGATTTCAAGCTACCCCAGAGAACCGGCTGGCAACTAACCTGCGATGGAAACATGGAACCGTAGACAATCCGTGTCACACTCGTGTTGGAAAAGACTGATCGGATCGCTTATCGCCACCAGGGGAGATTTAGCGAGCCGTTTTGGTACGGAAGATGATTCTGAGGCGAATTATTTTTGGAATATCAAACCGGCCATAGACGAAACATGAGCGAGGTCGTGCTAATATTGATACAGAAGTCATATAGAATGGTCTCAGCAAAGTATTGTTCTCAGTTATTATCTGTCATTCTAACATTTTAggaattatattatattattttatggTATCACTTAATCTCCTATAAAATTAATCGTTAGCAGTAGGAATTGTAAACATTCTTTTTTCAAAGGCTACTTTTGTTTCatgaaccctttttttttgtttcttaaaaAGCTTAAAATTAAGCTCAATTATGATTAAGTCAAAGCTTAAGGAAAATTATGgtaaagcaaaagaaatgcCTAATCTATAGTTAGAATTTAAGTTgatttatattaaattataatttttattattgaaaaaaaaaaccacagttTTATCAAAAGGAATCTTATCATacttaaaataaatacacttaaaaatgtcacatgTACAATGTGTTATTTAAGGTATATTGTAATCATTCGAAATGGTACAACTATAATAATACCTAAACCACAGAAATTATGAAGAgtattaaaataaatacaaaaataatgcTTAATAGTGAATAAATATAATACCAATGTGAATCAATGTTTATTAATGTATTGTATGTTTAAAAACAGTTTGTTATTTCATTCGATTTATATACAACATGAAGAAAATACATTCATTTTTACGTACAGTTCGTCACAATAACCTTTTGAGAATTAAAGAAcaattgttatttttacacTCAAGCCTAATAATTTCAAGATATTCACAACAGCATCTTAACACGAGCATTACAGCTTCAAGTATGCTACACCATTTCAAAGACCTTCTAAAAACTCCATCCTTCATGCATACTTCAGATAAAAAACGTCATTCATGTGCGTAACACAATATAAGACAAAtaaagcaataataataaatgtgcTTGAGGAGTATTGAAAGCTAAACATATTTCGCTAATtagtaatttataaaaaactatacaaattaaaatagaaaacgaGTACATAACAAGACAAAAATGTTCATTTTCACAAATCTACACTCATTCTGCAATAAATCAAGTGCGTGCAGTAAAGGAAAGTGTAAATTGCACCATAATTGTAAATGGGGTGATAATTTTTGCCGATATAACTCCTCAATGAAATCCATATAATTTTCCCAAATCGAATGAACCTATCGGTTCTGAATGATTTCCATTTGTTTCCGATCGATTACCGATCCAGGGAGATTACCGATCCATAAGTCATGGCATTTTTTTGCGAGTGAAGGCTGTCGGCATATCGCATGCAGATAGATTTTGCGGTGAATCGGTTTACGTCTCCTTCCATTGAACATTGAGCACTGGAAAAAGTAGTGACCACACTGAGGCTGCACAGTCGCGGTTATCGGTTCAAATAATCTTCGTGAGGATATTTGGAGTGCCGCCGGAAACCCATGTTTACCATGTGAAGTGTTACGCTCATCGGACCCCATGCTCCTTTCGAGACGAAATGGCCGATTATGAAGAGTGGAAGGTTCGAGTGATATCTTGAACCCGTATTCTCCTTGCCACTGATCAGCACGTACAAATCACGTAAGAGATGCCACGGTGTCTATTGAAGAGGTTCCGAAccattaaaaagaaaattcacaaGGTCGACAGGACCATCCCACAAGCAACTCGTACCGAGGCACATGCTGGTGACTGGCACAGGGCACTACAAATTACCCACAATCAACCAACCTTTCGAGATCTGCATCTGTTCGAGTAAGGTTACTATTTGCTTACGAACGTTCAGCAAATGGGATTGAGCAGGCATTCCAACAAATGGGATTTCATCGATTGATATGGTAACCAGTCTGCTGATTCTTTTTAAAATTGGGGCCAAATGGCATGTTCCCGTTTCAACAGAGGCGTGAATTGCATTGGTAATTTGATCCAGTAAAAGTACCTGTTAGATAAAACATATATGAACTAAAAATAAGATATTGTAGTTCATGCATAGAAAATGACtagaaatattttattttgatgtataatatataaataaaaaatcaggTCGTAATATATAGTTTGAGGTTACAGGATTTTGTTACACAATATTTGttattatataaatatatacccGTATATATAAAACCCTTGATACAATATGTGGCGACAGAAGTGACCGTTCTCAAACGAAGCCGCCACCGTCGTTGTCGCGGTGACTTCCGGTTGAATTCAGTTTCGAAAAGTATGCATTTATcgtcaatttcaatttttattgcctGTCCATTTCCTGTCCCGTTTGCTTGGAAACCATGAATAAGAAATGTTCGAAACAAGGGACGAAAtaagaacaaaacacacatgaGCTACGATCACTTTACGAACATCGGCGTAAGCCTGCGATTGGTGTACTTTTGACACCGATGGGGTTCGAtccctttcttcttttcggtAGCGATCGCCCGTAACAACACCtcgaagcaaaaaaggatgaagTTTTCTATGCTTTCTTTTCACATTGTTTCAATCGATAAGGAAGATCACAGCAGATGGGACGGGACGAAAGGGCAATACCAGGATATCCGAACagaataaaaatgtcaattatTTAGATAAACATGGTTTATGCTTCCTTTATGATAATGTATCCGAAAGTCTAAAGCTTATTACATcaatttttgtgcaaaaatatTCTTTGTTTCAAAAAACGTTTAAATGATGATAACATAGAAATACCATTACAAAAATGACGCATATATACTGTTGCTTTACAATTTTTCATGAAATACTGAAACATATATCAACAATATCTGAAACTTACCATAAATTAGGAATCATTGTTATTTAAACTGTATTATGCTAAacgtgcaaaaacaaatttttaataaaGCACTGCTTGAATGTTAACTAACATACAGTAACAAAAGTTGCACATTGTTCATTTGAGAAAATGATcgaatattttaaattgaGCATAGacgtttagttttattttattacattatcACGAAACATTCACATAAAACGATCAGCTGGTGACTATAACGTGTACAATAACCAATATAATGGCAACCCAATCATTGAAACGATATTTTATAACCAGCCCATCACAACTATATTCCgatttttaatggaaaatttctAAACTGGTTTATGACGACTATTATTCCGGTGAATTGAATCAATTAGTGAATCCTGTTCAGATCCGTAACTAAAGATTGCTTCTAGCTATTTGGTAATTTGAATGTAAACAAGTCAATTTGACAACTAAACGTAAACATATTTCAGGCATCGTAATGCTGTGTTTATATTATAGTGTTCTTTTCTGAACaattcaatatttttaattaatgtaACTATTGAGATAATATTACTATAGTTGAGGTAGTTACAGCTTATGTCCTGGAAATGTTACTTAATTTCGATGTCATAAAAATTATCTAATCTGTTACTAACTTCGAATACTTTATTAGTAAacttcaaataaaaataattaaaaatactgAATACATTATGAGAATTGGAATAAACTATTTTAGttcaaaaatattaaaatcatCTCAAGGGAAGGATTTGGAAATCCAACTCAAAGAAACGCATCGAAATCAGCAAAATCGACTTCAGTTCCAAGTCACTTGCACACAACTTTCACGCAGCTTGCATGCAATGTAGAAGAATTTGCtacgaatttttgtttttcgtttcgtattATACTTTAAGTTTATTCTTTTATTCTTGTTACTGGTTTGACAAAAACTTTTTTATcgttaaaatatttgtttaacaTTCGTTTATAGAACTTTTAcacttaataaataattttcataGTTATGCttattttgaatttcaaacgataaaagaaaaaattatgTATAGAAATGAATGACGTAGGAACTTTGCAAACGGATGATTCGAAAGCTGTTGCGGTGCGACGGATAGGGGAATTGGAAGCAAACTACATGCCAGCTACATAGAATTGATTATATTTCGAAATAAAACAGCTTTCCTTGTCCTTGAGAATCGTTTtagaaaaaaacgtaaaattaaaaacaaagtaaaactAAAAACATAAATAGATTGTTGTAAATTTTTCTAAATTTATCATATCATAACATACCGATATATTCTCAATTTCCATGTATTGTTCACCTCCGATACATTGCAACTGTCTAAGAATATTAtcacggttttatttttagcacgTGCAGCTTAATCTTATCTTCCCATGCTTCGCAGCAGCGCATAGTGAAACAATTTGCTTGAAGCTGTTAACCTCTTCCCTCAGTTCGCTTTTAGCATCCGCCCGAAGATGTTGGTTTCAGGGTTTCTACTGGTTGGCCTGTTCTACCATAATCCGCTTATAGCAGTTGCGGTTTTCGCACTTGTGTGTCTGCTTTACTGGCTGGTGAAACATAACTACAAGTTTTGGGAAATAGATGGTGTTCCGTTTCCAAAACCGTCAATACTGACTGGAAATCTAGGCCCCTCACTATCGCTAAAGAAGCACATATCGGAATTGGCTAGCGATTGGTATCAGTAAGTATATACAATGATTATCAAATTAGTTCGACATTCGCTCGAGACGTTGTGTACTAATAGTGTATTGTGGTGTTTTATAGCGCCTACCCAAATGCTCCGTTCGTTGGTTactttaaaatatttacaccgGCAATAATGGTTAAAGATCCAGTTCTAGTCAAGAATATACTCACGCGCGATTTCGAATGTTTCGCCAACAACGACTTCCTGCTGGATATGCGACAAGATCCTTTACTATCCCACGATCCCTTTTTAGTGTCAGGAGAACGTTGGAAACGATCCAGAAATTTGCTAACACCATCATTCACCGGGGCAAAGATTAAACAGCTCTTCCCAATCATGGAATCGGTGGCTAATGCCTTTGAAGCATTTATCGAACGTCATGTGTCGCAGGAGCTTGAGGCCAAAGAGGTAATCCTACACGGATAAACTTATCGGTAAATTAGTACGCATCTTACGCAATCTTTCGTTTTGAAGATAGCTGCGCGCTTTACGACCCAAAATGTAGTAGCATGCACGTTTAGCATCGATGGTGATTGTTTTGCCGATAGCGAGAGTGAGTTCCGGCGTATGGGCAAGAGAGTCTTCGAAACATCACTACCGGCGACAATCAAAACGATGATGGCGGTGTTTCTGCCTGCAGTAGCCACATTGATTCCTGTGCCGTAaattttgcatacatttgtACCTAAGCAGTTCAACATTGTAAacatttttcggttttttcgACCGCAGGTTTCTGCTGAAAGACGTTGACGAATGGATTCGATCGCTTGTAGCCAATCTTATAATAAAAAGATCCACCGTTGACGATAGAAAGGCTGTAGCTGAAGACTTGTTGCAGTCTTTTCTCAAGAATAGAGAAAAATACGGTACGTACCTGTTTTTAACTGAGCCAGTTGAGTTAGATTTATGTCATGGTTCTTATTTAATGCTTACATATTTCAGACTCCACCCAAACCGAAATTACCGCCAATGCGTTGACCATCTTTCTCGAAGGATTTGAGACATCAAGTGTCGTTTTGGGATTTGCTCTGTATAGAGTATGTTTAGACGATATGTTGTTGTAGCGATGATtcatattaaattaaattgttcgAATTTTAGCTTGCTAAAAGCCCCGAAGTCCAAGATAGGTTACATAATGAAATACGCAAACAAATCGACGCTAATGACGGAAAGCTGGACTTTGATGTGATTCAACAGATGGAGTACTTGGATTGGGTGCTACTTGAAACATTGCGGATGCATCCTCCAGCCGCGACAATGCATAAGGTCTGCACTAAGAAGTACATTATGCGACGAGGGTTTCGGGACAACGTGGGACATGATTTGGGTGTATACGTACGCGAAGGAACACCGATTTTGATTCCGGTTCTGGCAATAcacatgtgagtttttcgaaATATGGCTGCAGCCTTACCATGCACAAAAACAGACCTTAAAACAAtgattgctgttgcttttgtgttttagGGACCCCAAATACCATCCGGAACCGCATCGGTTTGACCCAGAACGATTTAGCCCGGATCGAAAAACAGTGCATCCCGGTACGGTATATATGCCTTTTGGAGAAGGTCCACGAATGTGCATGGGCATGCGATTTGCTCAGGCGCAGGTGAAGCTGGCAATTATCAAGCTCATTTTGGCTTATCGCGTGAAAGTAGGTTCGAACGACAAACCTTTTGTCGTTGACTCTCGCTCATTCGTCTACCAAGCAAGAGACGGTTTACGAATAATGTTTGAACGACGATAATATTGCGGCAGGAATAATATCAGGGAAAGTAAAGCGAGTTttactaaataaataattgccATGAGTACTCTGAAGGCCGCATTCTTTCGGTAACTGCTTTATTGCAACATTCTATCAACATTCTGTACAAAAAAGCGTAGCAATAGTGTCATGTGTAAAAATGAGTAAGTGTAAATGACTGATAAGCATGTGTCGATCAATGGGTTTTGAGATTAATATGCTGTAAAATATAAACATTCGATCATCACATTTACGTTACATTCGTACATTACAACACATAAGAAATTCGTTTGTGGAAGCAAATTGCCGATATGTGAACAATTTCAACTAACAGCTAATCTGCTTTAGAAACAACAGCAAGCAGAGAATTGCTGACTTCTTTCTCCTTATTATCCCCGCGCAAAGCCCGCCTCTTGTTTATCGAAAATGGACGTATCGCTATGAAGTAGCATATTTCCAAAAGGCTTAGAATGCTTACACCCATAAACAATCCCAACAGCCCTCCACAGTTCGCCAAAAAGTCCACTAATCCGTAGAGTTCCGATCGTTTCGATGTGATAAAGTGTGACTccttaaaataaatttccagggtggtgatgatgatgctggaaGAAAAGCGATTTGATTACGCATTAGATGTATTCTGCTGACCAATTTGTATTATGTTTTGGATACTTTACTCATTCGCTTTCGATGTTCTCAATTTGTTTGCATCTAAGAACTTGTTTACATCTAGCGAGGATTGGGTAATTTCTGCGTCATAGTGAACCGAGCTGCACGCAGGCAAGCAGTTACAGTTCGCAAAAATACCCAACACTTCTTCAGGGTGGGAAGCATTATCGTGTTGTCGAAAAAGCGATCGAGCCTGAAACATGCAGTCCCACATGTATAGCGGGCAgacttttgtttcgtttgcacgtggcatcgaaaatcgaacgcaaccACACAGTACCAAGGTTAAGTTCGTCAGACATTCAAGCTCACAGTTTTCCTGGTTGTAAATttggaaaaattgcaaatggCGCTCTTTGTTGAAGAAACACTGCCTTTTTTCCCAGCCGTAATCGGCTGCCGAAGGTGATGTAACAATCATCTGGGGCTTTAAGGCGATCGAAATCTCATGGCTCAAGGGTATGCGAATGTTGCGTTTGGAAACCTGCGGATATTCATTCGCCTCATGCAGCATTAGTTTGTAGCCTTGTGAGAAGCCCTGCATGGAAAATAGAAAAGTAATACTTCAGCGTTAAATGTATAACGGCCTCAATACGAGTGTTATCAGGACGGATGGTTCGTACTTACGGTGCACATATAGTCTATGTCCGCTTTGGATTCGATTAGGTACATCGAAAATCCTGCGTGCATTCCTGCACCACGAGCATGTAATGGGGTTTCCATATCACCATTTGCAAATTCCAACCAATTCTCCATGTAGTTGTGGTTGGTGTGAAGAGCACTTTTACGAAATATAGCAGATTCAGATATCATATTGAAAGAGTAGCAAAGACCTTCCTCTGTGAGGGTTTCCTTTAAATACTCCTCGCACTTGTTGTACTGATCGTCGTATATGCACATTCCGATGACTTTATACCTGGGTAGAGCCATATTTTTTAGCATATTTACGACGTCATCTTCTCTGGTGCCGTTTataaaattaagaaaataatGGTTGGAATGAAAGATTGGATTGCACAGCTGAGCTACCACCTTAAGCTGGCCAACgctgaaattgaaaacaaaaacctataCTGTTTGGAACTTAACTAATATAACATCACTGCTGGACGTACATTTCCTCATTTACCGTACGGTTCAAAGTGACATCCGACAGCGCGTTTATTTCGGCGGTAAAGTTTAGTTTCGCAGATGGTACTTTGGTTTCGGGGCAGATCGTAACCGCAGGAAATTTCACTTCCCAcacgggggttgttttctcgGAAAATGTTACTATTATCGGCGCCTGGTTCCATTTTACGTAGGCTTTATATATCATTACgccacacccacccatcgatagcaagaaaaccaaaacccaccaaaacctGATGAAACATGATAAATGTcacaaaaattgaattcaaagcGAAGTGCATTATTGCTAATTACACGCACCTTTCACAAGAAGTTCGCTCGATTTTGTCGAAGTAACGAACACCATGGATTGAACTGGTAGCACAATACTCTCGAAACACTTCTTCCCTTATCGGTCTGTGTGGCCGTTTGGTGGTCGGGTGCATTTCAACGAAAATGCTACAGGTACGTATGAGCGCTACGAGTGGACTGAAGTTTATACGATCGTGGACGGGTGGTACCTAGCACGTCAAATGCATTGGCGATGCAACATCGTGATGTCCTCATGCGTAATGGTCCCACAGGCTGCAATTACTGTGCAGTTGTGCCATGATATGGAAGAGAATAATTAACAGGAGCCATTCCGTGTTTCTATAACTAACACTTTTTGTAACCTTTATAAGAGCGTAGCTAGTTTCATATgcataaaatttgcattcTGTACACTTGCATACTCGGACGTATAAAAATTTGCAATGGATAATATTTAGTAAGATATAGATTAGACTTCGCATATTAAAATGAATGTTATATTAAAATGAGcgttttataaaatttatactTTATTGCATAATACATTATTTTGTTCTaacagttattttttttctggatTGTTAACTTGTCGACAACGACGTCCATTCGCTAGCGGTTCCATTTTTACCTGCAGCAGGTCAAGACCGCTTGCGGGTTGTAGCGTAAGATAAGTAAGTGATTATACATACACATGTTCAATGTTTAAGAAACAAACGGTTGATTAGACTGATACattatttaatcgattatctgatcaaaacatcaaaagtAACATGTAACATGTAAACTAAAATATGAGTCGTATTTTGAGGCAATCACACACATTGCACTGAACCAGCACAATAAACTCAGTTTCTTTATAAAATACTATTGCCTTTATCGAATGCTTTTATCTGAAGCACTGAATGTTTCAAGTAggaatagtattttttttacatttatttcataataCTAATATGTGTAACAAAGAGGTTGAAATCTAGCATTCCCTTGCTTATGCTATATTTACTGGCAGATGGTAAATGTTGTTTAAGTATTTActatcaagaaaaaaaatccaaaacgtCGAGCAACGGTATGCTTGAAAGTTTCTACAAACGTGACAGCTCGTTACAGATTACATTGGGTACTAACGAAGTGATCTATAGCAATATGCCCATACGAATTTATTGCCAGCAGCCGGAGGCTCCCTTGTGAACGAAAGGAAGCACCATgaagtgtaaaaaaatatcccaAATACGTTCATCGTAGCTATCTTTGATAGTACTCCCAGAATATAAGTGAAATGAATTCTACTCGGTTGACGTGAATGTAGGAACTAATTGTGTTCAGGTAATTTATTGCCAATCTCACGGTTCCGTAGTTTTCTCTCATTGGCAATTTTCGCACGCTGTTTGCACGGTGGCGGTGTTCTGTGCCTGATTTTAAAACACTTCAGGACGAGGAAAACGTTTCCTTGTAACATGGCCCACGGCTTCCTCATGATTGCTTCTATCGGAAGGATGCACCTGTAAGCCGGAAGGTTTCACTGCATGATAGAAAGTTTCTTCAATTTATGGCTTTGCTATATAAGATGGCTGGTGTTCACAGTATCTATGTTGCCCATTGTAGAGCAACCATATTTCTAAtcatattatttaaaacacatATTCGCTAGAATAACTACATGCCTGgtaataatttttcaaaagctcAACTTTCTCAGTTTCAGCTCAGTTTCTATTGAAAATATTGATAGAACAACTATATTTTATGAGATAGAACTCAATATGATACAAAAaactaatttaacaacaattATGAGTTGAATTTTCGGGACACTGTGAAATGTTTGAACATGTTGCTTTTTAGTAAATGAAGATGTATGTTGATCAAAAGATAAAAGCCATGCAAACAATTGATTTACCGAGCATATCTATATGTAAACTGTTTGAATTGGATGAAAGGATTTCATTTGTTCCAGTTATTTAACGGCTTTATTCATGAAACGTGTCTTTGAATATAGGACTATTTTAGTAAGCAGAatgatcgttttgtttccaaATTGTGATAATTATGTTTACTTTTGATTAATGAGCTTAATTTTTCAGATCTGAATCGGCAGCTTTTACCACGACAATGTGAATAACCTGAATGTTGGGAGTAAACGCAGGATTTAGCTGAGTCTGCCAAGTAATTCAGCACTGATTGAGGAGCGTCCGTTCGGCTCAAATTTTCGGAACGTTGAGCCTGCGGCGAAGAGTAAAGCATTCCCATAGGGTGATGGTTAATTAAGAAGATTGTTATTGATAGGAAGGCTGTTGCTAATTGATGGAAACGGATAGAAACTTCGGAGGCATGTATGATTCATCGTGGGCTATATGATACTGTTTTATTATGATAAAGTTTAACAGactaatttaaaaataatggaATCTTATCTTGTTTGTTCATGCAAACGGTATCAAATTAAGATTTGTTATGATTTTTACATTTAAACATGAGCTGAAAAATATGCAGGCAACGAAATTGTATATAAAATTCCTACATTTAAGTATCcttccatattgttatttgtaGTCTCATATTTCTTTAACTCAGAAGCattatgtttcaaattttctaATGGTCCTTAAAATTTCTAGATTTGCAACGCGAAACGTATAATAAAGTGTGAAGTAGTTATAACCTATATCTGCACTATCCTTCTcggaataattaaaaaataatttaaatacaatttgtaaccgtttttttttttaagtttagcCTT
This window harbors:
- the LOC128721361 gene encoding cytochrome P450 6a8-like; amino-acid sequence: MLVSGFLLVGLFYHNPLIAVAVFALVCLLYWLVKHNYKFWEIDGVPFPKPSILTGNLGPSLSLKKHISELASDWYHAYPNAPFVGYFKIFTPAIMVKDPVLVKNILTRDFECFANNDFLLDMRQDPLLSHDPFLVSGERWKRSRNLLTPSFTGAKIKQLFPIMESVANAFEAFIERHVSQELEAKEIAARFTTQNVVACTFSIDGDCFADSESEFRRMGKRVFETSLPATIKTMMAVFLPAVATLIPVPFLLKDVDEWIRSLVANLIIKRSTVDDRKAVAEDLLQSFLKNREKYDSTQTEITANALTIFLEGFETSSVVLGFALYRLAKSPEVQDRLHNEIRKQIDANDGKLDFDVIQQMEYLDWVLLETLRMHPPAATMHKVCTKKYIMRRGFRDNVGHDLGVYVREGTPILIPVLAIHMDPKYHPEPHRFDPERFSPDRKTVHPGTVYMPFGEGPRMCMGMRFAQAQVKLAIIKLILAYRVKVGSNDKPFVVDSRSFVYQARDGLRIMFERR
- the LOC128725768 gene encoding pickpocket protein 28-like, whose product is MHPTTKRPHRPIREEVFREYCATSSIHGVRYFDKIERTSCERFWWVLVFLLSMGGCGVMIYKAYVKWNQAPIIVTFSEKTTPVWEVKFPAVTICPETKVPSAKLNFTAEINALSDVTLNRTVNEEIVGQLKVVAQLCNPIFHSNHYFLNFINGTREDDVVNMLKNMALPRYKVIGMCIYDDQYNKCEEYLKETLTEEGLCYSFNMISESAIFRKSALHTNHNYMENWLEFANGDMETPLHARGAGMHAGFSMYLIESKADIDYMCTVSTNHPITFLFSMQGFSQGYKLMLHEANEYPQVSKRNIRIPLSHEISIALKPQMIVTSPSAADYGWEKRQCFFNKERHLQFFQIYNQENCELECLTNLTLVLCGCVRFSMPRANETKVCPLYMWDCMFQARSLFRQHDNASHPEEVLGIFANCNCLPACSSVHYDAEITQSSLDVNKFLDANKLRTSKANDIIITTLEIYFKESHFITSKRSELYGLVDFLANCGGLLGLFMGVSILSLLEICYFIAIRPFSINKRRALRGDNKEKEVSNSLLAVVSKAD